A stretch of the Musa acuminata AAA Group cultivar baxijiao chromosome BXJ2-7, Cavendish_Baxijiao_AAA, whole genome shotgun sequence genome encodes the following:
- the LOC103992476 gene encoding protein DETOXIFICATION 21, with translation MEGGARERLLGDEEEVEEGLGRRLWKENKKLWVVAGPSIFTRFSTFGVTVISQAFVGHIGSSELAAYAVVSTVLMRFANGILLGMASALETLCGQSYGAKQYHMLGIYLQRSWIVLCSCAFLLTPVFIFTTPLLKLIGQEDSIAEMAGTVAHWFIPVFFSFVWGFTLQMYLQAQSKNVIITYLAVATLTLHIFLSWFMVTKLNLGLAGVMGSMILAMWIPVLGQLAFVFFGGCPETWTGFSFSAFLDLWAIVKLSLSSGVMLCLELWYNTILVLLTGYMKNAEVAIDALSICLNINGWEMMISVGFLSAAGVRVANELGAGSAKAAKFAIVNVVITSFVIGFVFFLFFLIFRGRLAYIFTDDAEVAGAVADLSPLLAFSILLNSIQPVISGVAIGAGWQGMVAFVNIGCYYLIGLPLGVVLGYAFDMHVKGIWIGMLIGTCIQTIVLIYITWRTNWDQQVLIAKDRLSKWYMDKSRNSNDARGSA, from the exons ATGGAAGGTGGAGCGCGGGAGAGGCTTCTCGGCGACGAGGAGGAGGTCGAGGAGGGGCTGGGGCGGAGGCTGTGGAAGGAGAACAAGAAGCTGTGGGTGGTGGCGGGGCCGTCCATCTTCACCCGCTTCTCCACCTTCGGCGTCACGGTCATCAGCCAGGCGTTCGTCGGCCACATCGGCTCCTCCGAGCTCGCCGCCTACGCCGTCGTCTCCACCGTCCTCATGCGCTTCGCCAACGGCATCCTC CTTGGAATGGCGAGTGCATTGGAGACCCTCTGCGGGCAGTCTTACGGCGCAAAACAGTACCACATGCTGGGCATTTATCTGCAAAGATCTTGGATCGTCTTGTGCTCATGTGCCTTCTTGTTGACGCCCGTCTTCATTTTTACGACTCCGCTACTAAAGCTTATTGGCCAAGAGGATTCCATCGCAGAGATGGCTGGCACCGTGGCACATTGGTTCATTCCTGTCTTCTTCTCCTTTGTATGGGGATTCACACTTCAGATGTATCTCCAGGCGCAAAGCAAGAACGTCATCATCACATATTTGGCAGTCGCAACGCTCACTCTGCATATCTTCCTCTCATGGTTTATGGTTACGAAGCTTAACTTGGGACTTGCCGGCGTAATGGGCTCGATGATCCTTGCAATGTGGATTCCTGTACTGGGTCAGCTTGCATTTGTGTTTTTTGGAGGCTGCCCCGAAACTTGGACAGGTTTCTCTTTCAGTGCATTCTTGGACCTTTGGGCGATTGTTAAGCTCTCTCTATCCTCCGGCGTCATGCTTTG CTTGGAACTCTGGTACAACACCATCTTGGTCCTCCTCACAGGTTATATGAAGAATGCTGAGGTTGCCATAGATGCTCTTTCCATCTG CCTCAACATTAATGGATGGGAGATGATGATATCTGTTGGTTTCTTGTCAGCAGCAGG AGTTCGAGTGGCAAATGAACTGGGCGCAGGGAGTGCCAAAGCGGCAAAGTTCGCTATAGTCAATGTGGTCATCACATCATTTGTCATTGGATTTGTGTTCTTCCTGTTCTTTCTCATTTTCCGAGGTAGACTTGCTTACATATTCACCGATGATGCTGAAGTAGCTGGAGCAGTCGCTGACCTTTCTCCGCTGCTGGCCTTCTCCATTTTGCTGAACAGCATTCAACCTGTAATTTCAG GTGTTGCCATTGGTGCGGGCTGGCAAGGCATGGTGGCTTTTGTAAACATAGGATGCTACTACTTGATCGGCTTACCTTTGGGAGTTGTGCTtggttatgcctttgatatgcatgTCAAG GGGATTTGGATTGGAATGTTGATTGGAACATGCATCCAAACTATAGTGCTTATCTACATTACTTGGAGGACTAACTGGGATCAGCAG GTGCTAATTGCTAAAGATCGCCTCAGCAAATGGTACATGGACAAATCGAGGAATTCGAACGATGCTCGCGGATCTGCATGA